The genomic interval AGGCAGAAGTTTGTTTTCTCTGTTTGCTGGCTGGTTTCCCGCCAGTGCCACCATATCTCCGCCATATACTTATCATCTGCCCCCCTCGTCAAACCGTGCATGCGATTTTACCGCACACGGCTTTCCGACAGTCTTCTTCTTAAGCTTTCACAGGTTGTCTGGCAGGAACATATTTTGTCGGGTCTATTAGTCAATATCTATTGACTAATTCCTTAAACGCTCCTCGATTATAGAGCTTGCTCCTGCGCTGACTTTTCCTCTTATAATATCTCGTTAATCTCCTGAAAAGATAATATCGTAGGTCTCTTTTCGCCTTGTTTGGATACGTTACTCCCTTTATTGTGAAGTAATTTATCCATCCTCTTGTTATTGCATTCAGTTCATTAGCTACTTTTTCCGCCGCTTTATGCCCATTGCTCTTTAGGTAGTTTCCTATCTTTTCCCTAACCTTCTTCTGTGATTTCCTGCTTGGTTCTATGTTCCAGTATTTCTTGTGTTTCCTACCAAACAAATCTTCTGAGAAGGATATGGTATGTCCGAGAAAGTCAAAGCTCTCTTCTTCAGCTTTTACTATTTTACTCTTATCCTCGTTAAGACTCAGCTTTAACTTCTTTAACAACCTGTTGAGATAGTCTAATGCTTCACGAGGTATTCGCTTTGCCATCAATACCCAATCATCCGCATAACGTATGATTGTTATCCCATACTTATAGAAAACCCCATTCTCTCTATTGACTGCTTTGTCGAGCATGTGCAGATATATGTTTGCTAATAATGGTGATATTACGCTTCCCTGCGGTGTTCCTATCTTATTTTTCCTCCCGCCTCCTGGTTTGCCTTCCTCTATCACCGGTGCTTTTAACCACATTTTTATCAAGTGCAGTACGTTCTTGTCGCTTATCCTCATCCCTATTAACAGTAACAATTCCTTGTGCGGTATTGTGTCAAAATAAGAACTCAGGTCTGCGTCAAATACCTCTGTTTTCCCTTCTCGCAGTTTTTCTTTGATTTTCCTCACAGCATCGCCCGCTGAACGTCCCGGTCGGAATCCGTAGGAGCTATCTTCAAAGTCTGCTTCGAATATCGGCTCTATTACAAGCTTTACACTCATCTGCACTACCCTGTCTTTTATCACAGGGATTCCCAATGGTCGTGTCTTACCGTTGGTTTTAGGTATGTACACTCTCAGTACCGGCTGTGGTTCGTAGGTTTTGTTTTCAAGTTCCTCTATTATCTCTCCAAGAAACTTCTCCACCCCGTATGACTCCACATCTTCAAATGTAATCCCGTCTGCCCCGGCGCTTCCTCCATTGGATTTGCAGCGCTTGTACGCCTCTCTCAAAAAATGCAACATTCTCACCTTGTCATACAATACATAAAAGCGAAATCCTTCTTCCTGTTTGGCTTTTCGATATAGTTTACGCTGAAAGTCTCGGACTCTTTCATCATCGCTCATTTGCGATTTCGGTATTGCTTGTAGGTCTCCCAATACAATTTCCTCCTTTCTTTGTAAACGTTAACTGAAGTAATGCCCCTTCGCTACGGTGAAGTTATGTTGTCTTCACCATCTTCACTACTATGGGCATCTCCGACTTCTCATTATCCCGCTATACCCTTCGGCTTCCCTTATAGTATGCGTTACGGTCATCAACCTGAACAATGAGACCTCCCAAGTTCATATATATACCTTTTACAGTCATACCGTCACTCTCAACTCCGACGACACCGCATAGTTCTACCGTTTGTCTCTTTCTACCTATGCGATTACAGATTTCGCCCAATCCGGGAGGCTCATCTATCGTATTTTTAGCGTAACGAAGCCTGCGTGTTCGCTTGCGCTACGGTCTGACTGCTCGCTACAGGGGACTCGAACGTATTCATCGCTGTTTACGTCCTCCCGTGAGGCTTTCTGCCTCTTTCACTACCGCCCGAACGGTCAATTGGCGGGTTGGATTTGCACCAACTGATATATATACGCTTCTTGGCGTACCAGATTGCACAGATTGAAAAGGTGGGAATTTAATATGTAGAGACAACACATGCGTTGTCTCTGTTTTAATATAATAGCGTCTTTGTAATCTGGTTGGCGACAAACTGAGAATAACGTCTCATGGAAAGCAGGATAAGCTTCCAGCCGTAGAGAGCGCTTTTTTGGTGGGTGCTTTCAAAGTAATATTTTACCAGTTCTGCGACTTCATTTTCGTTGCTGTCATATACACCGTCCGCGCTCCATAAAACTGTGCCGGTATCGGTGGAAACCATTCCTGCTTTAACACCAAGCAGCATTGGTTCATAGGGACGATAGTGAGTAATGGCGCCAAAAACAATGGCGTCAACGTCGTATTTTTTCCTTAATTGCAATACAGTGTTGAGATTGATAGACCCTTTATCCCATATCTTATTTTCCGATAACATTTTTGCCTTTCCTTCAAGTACAACAACTTCAAATCTGCCTATTTTCCTCAGCTCTACAGAAAATGCCTCTGCAATTTCATCGATAACGGCTTCCCGGTCGATGGTGTATTCAAAGGGCAAAAGCAATACCCGTTGCAAATGGGTTACTCTTAATTCTTCGGATTTGTTATAACTCAATCCTGAATACCGGGTAATTTTAGGGCTGCTTATACAACCGGAAAGAAGGATTAAAAATATGATACTTACGCTGATTCTACGATACACAAACACCTCCAGATGCGTTATAAAAAATAGTGGCTGTTCACAATCCGCAATCTCCAATCTCCAATCTGCAATTTGCTGACTGCTGACTGCCGACTGCCGACTGTTCACTCCACCCTACACTATTTTTAAAGAGATTTACACGTCATTTACTGGTTTTTCTTTTTATCTACCAGTAATTCTATCTTTAGGCCAACAAGCTCTTGTTTCGCTTTTGTTTCCTCGAGCCTTGACCTGGCTAATTCCAGGGTCAGTTCTTTAATTTTATCCTCATAAGGCGCCTGTGCGTTCACAAGTTGTTTTCTAAGTTGTTCATTTTCCTGTTGAAGTGTTTCCAGAAACTGCAATTGCCGCTCGTTTTCTTCAATCTTGTATTCAAGCATCTTGCGAATTTCCCTTTGCTCTGCTATTTCTTTTTCGAGTGAAGCGACCTTTTCTTTTTCCGTTGTAAGGTTTTTGTTTGCCTGATCAAGCTGTTCCAGGATAGAGAGTCTATTGGTTTTGTAGCCGGTATCTATTTTTACGGTAGCCCCTTCTGTAAGATAGCCACTGCTTTTGGGTGGAGGGGGCGGTGGTTCCGTTGAAAGCGAAGAGTTCATAATGCTTTCACAACCAAGGCAGGTTAAGAGCATAAAAGATAACAGAGAAAGTAAAAATAAAAATTTCTGCATGGTGTATTCCTTAATTAATGTAAAATCTTATCTGTAGGGGCTAAGCATTTGCCAGTTTTGGCAGGAGCGCATTTATGACAATTTATAGCAAATGCTTCGGCTCCTACACTGAGGAAAATAATACCAAAATAGTGGCGCAAATAGAATGCCTTAAATAGTACCGGCAGGGTATTGCCTTGTCATTTGGTTGGAAATATTTTTTAATTGTTTCAAAAATAGACACTTATGATATTATTCAAGTCTTGTATTGAAATCTTCATTCCTGCATTTCGTGACGGCGGAAAAAACATCAATGGTGAAATATTTTCCGGTTTTTTTATAAAGGCAATTTTTTCTCCTGTCCTGAAAAGGGATTATTTTTGACTAAGAGGTCTTTAAGGGTGCGTGTTGCCTGCGTTATATTTTCACTGCAAATAATTGCAGAACAAATAGCAATCCTGTTTCCGCCCGCCTGTATTATTTCAGCCGCGTTGTTGGCGGTAATGCCGCCAATCACTACAAAAGGAAGAGAAATTTCCTGACGTACCTGCTGCAAATAGCGTAGGCCTACGGGGGGCTCATGGGATTTTGTGGCGGTATAAAATAAGGGACCAACGCTAATATAGTCAGCGCCTTCCTGTTCTGCCAGGCGTGCCTGGAATATGTTGTGTGTGGAGCGTCCGATTATTTTGTCATTTCCAATGATTTTGCGTGCGTTATTGATGTTCATATCTGTCTGCCCGATATGTAATCCATCTGCATTTACTTTTCCGGCGATTTTCGCCCGGTCATTTATGATAAATAGTGTATTTGTTTGTCCGGTTATTTCCCTGAAATCTTTTGCAATGGCAAGGAATTCATTGTCTGGCATTGTTTTTTCCCTGAGTTGTACCGCATCTGCGCCACCCCGGATAACTTCCTGCAGGATGTTTCCTCCGTTTTTCCGTACCAGCGTGGGGCTTATTATGACATACAGGAGGACATCCGAAAATCTTTTTTTATATTTTATCGTACTATTCTTCATGTACCCGCTCCTGAGACATAATTATAATATTGACACTAAACGTATGTTTGATATAATTTCTTTTCGTTACCAAACCTGCCGAAAAATTCAATTATTTGCATCTCTTAGTGAACAATCTTCAAAACAAATTGACGCATATTAATGACACAAAACAACTGATTATTGTTAAAAAAATTGTGCAGAGGATAATATTCCAATGCCACAATTCCTGCCCTGTACGGAAAAATGTCAGCATTAAAGAACAGCGTTTTTCTCTTTTTCCTCATTTTAAGCAATATTTTATATAATACTGGTTTGTGCATGGAATTTCAAAGGAATCGTAAGATGCCCTCCCTCAAAGGGAGGATTCGTAAATTTAAAATCGTAAATGGATTTTTATAAAATACTTAACAATTTTAACGGGCTTATAGATAAATGGGTTACATAAAAGAACATTGTGGTTTGTTTGGTGTTTACGGCTGTGAAGATGCTGTTGAGAAGGTGTATTATGGGTTATATTCTTTACAGCACCGTGGGGAGGAAAGCGCCGGGATTGCCTCAACGGATGGCAAAGATATCATTTGCCGTAAAGGAATGGGGTTGATCAGTGACGCCCTGGATGCCCGTATGCTTAAATTCTTAAAAAACCCCGTTGCGATCGGGCATGTGCGATATTCTACTTTTGGTTCGAGCAATATTGAAAATGCACAGCCTATGCTGGTGGATTATTATCGGGGGAAAGTGGCAATTGCCCATAATGGACAATTGACTAATGCAAAAAAACTGCGGGATGAGTTTGAAGGAAATGGGTCGATATTCCATACAACTTCTGACACTGAAGTAATTGTGCACCTGATGGCGAAGCCTTCGGTTTCAAGGCAAAGCGGGCTGCCAGGCGTATTAAATCAACTGAAAGGGGCATTTTCATTGTTGATTTTAACCCCAAATGAGATGATTGGAGTACGTGATCCGTATGGCTTCAGGCCGCTTTCTTTGGGAAAACTTAATAACGGATATGTTTTTGCTTCTGAAACATGTGCCCTTGACCAGATCGGCGCAGAATACGTTCGGGATGTGCAGCCGGGGGAAATAGTCTCTATAAGTAAAGGCGGCCTTCGCAGTGAATTTTATAGTAATCAAAAAAAACATGCCTTCTGTATATTTGAATTGGTGTATTTTTCCCGACCCGATAGCAGCGTGTACGGGGAAAGCGTCCATTTGTTCCGTAAGAAATTAGGCGCGAAGCTTACGGAAGAGTCGCCTGTTGATGCTGACGTGGTAATTTCCGTGCCGGAAGGGGGAAATTCCGCAGCAATTGGATATTCGCACGCCGCATCAATACCTTTTGACAGAGGTTTTATCAGAAACCATTATGTTGGAAGGACTTTCATCCTGCCTCAGCAAGATATGAGACATCGTTTTGTCGAGCTGAAATTAAATCCGCTGAAAGAGACAGTGGCTGGGAAACGTGTTATTGTAATAGATGATTCGATTGTGCGGGGTACTACCTCGAAATCCAGGTTTGGTTTATTAAGAAAAGCAGGTGCGAAGGAAATACACGCGAGGATTAGTTGTCCGCCCCACAGGCATCCCTGTTATTATGGAATTGATTTTCAGCAAAAAGGCGAACTTATTGCAGCCAATAAAACGGTTGAAGAGACAAGAAAATTTTTGAATGTAGAGAGCCTGAGTTATCTTAGCGTGGAAGGAATGATGAGCTGTACCACACAGCCGAGGCAGAATTTCTGCAACGCTTGTTTCACCAGTGATTATCCAACAAACGTTAATGAAGAAATGGATAATGTAACGGATAGTTTTTCCGTTGATGAAGCGGAAAGATTGAGCCGATGTGTAATTAAATAAACTCCCCCCTTGGATTATAGGCAAATGTATTTCATAAATCCCCTCTATCTGGTAAAAGGTATATTTGGCAGAACATTTTATATCTTTCCGGAACGACCGGAACGTATTCAGATAGAAATTACCAACCGCTGTAATTATAGCTGCGGTATGTGCCCGAGAGAGACATTCAACCTGCCGGAAAAAGACATTCCTTTTGACCTCTTTAAACATATCATTGACAGGATTGATTCCCGTTATAACGTTACGCTTACCGGCTGGGGAGAACCTTTGTTGCATCCGCAATTAATGGAAATGATTGCCTATACAAAAAACAAAGGGCATAAAGTCGGATTAACGACGAATGGTTTATTGCTGGCGCAATATACAGAAAAATTCATAGAAATACGGTTAGATAAACTTACCATTTCGTTGGATAGTATCGATGATGAATCTGGCGCAAAAGAGGGACATCCGTCCAGCAAGGTAGTGCAAAAGAATATAGAGTCGCTTGTTAAACTGCGGGGTACAAAACCCATTCCTGTTGTTACCATACAAATTACCATGCACGATGAGAAACAGTGTTTGGATGCCGTTCGTTTGGCGGGAGAAATTGGCGCAGACCGTGTTTATTTAATACGGTTAAATATGCCTATGGATAAAAGCGGTTTTAAAAGGCCTGGCTTAAAAGAAGAACTGGAAATTTATGAGAAATCGGAGCAAATAGCCAGTGAATATGGATTACAGGTGGACAACAATTATACCGCATTTGACAATATTTTGTTCCGTTTCCTCTATAAAAAAATGCGTCCGGCAATGTACCGGTTTGATAAATATTGCCCTAAGCCATATGATTACTTGTATATTAACATTGACGGCAGGGTTACGCCATGCTGCGACCTTCCCAGGCATGAAGTCGGCAATATTTTAAAAGAAGACATTGACGAAATCTGGAATAGTGAAAATATGCAGTATTTTCGCAAAAACCAGAATGATATTTGCGGCAATTGTGACGCATTGCGGCTGAAACAAATTGGATAATGATAAATTGAATATGGTTAAAAATAGTAAACTACTCCAGCAGTTTGAACGAAGCCTTAAAAAAGAAAAACCTGACTATCAGAAAAACATGGAAATCTTTGAAGGAATGTATAAGGAGGCGGTTTATCTCAACGCAATCCCTTTGAAAGACCCGCTGGATGGGCTGGAAGTAGATATAAAAATTGCCCGAGTGAGCAATAGTGTTTAAAGAACTTATTGAAAGAATTGCTGTGAGTTTGGATCAGGATATGATCCCTTATATGATCATCGGCGGGCAGGCGGTTCTTTAAAAAATCCTTTGCTACTGTATCAAATCGGGAAATATGGTGAACCTGTCTATGAGAAAGATGAAGAAGTTTACATTTGCTTCTTAAACTGGGCACGGTTTACCTACGAGGACAATATGAGGTTTCACAAGGGATTGGACGAATTAATCATGGAAGACCTGAAAAAGCTATGATTATTCCTGACTGGATTAACTGGAAAAATTGGGTGGCACAGACAAACCCTGTTCCTGTGCGCTTTGAACAGGAATTGTTTGTCTGTGTTTAGTGAAAATAGTTCTTATAAAGAGAAATATGTCAATAAGTGAAATTTTTAAAGTATCATATGAGTGACGACAATAAATCACACATCCCTAAACTCATTCTTGCTGGTGTCATTGGAGTGCTTGCTGGAAGCTGGTGGAAATCTGCTAAGATTGCAGAAAGTAAGAAAAGTAGAGCCGAATGTGAAAGCCCGGATTTTGTGAATGAGGCATGTTACAAAATTAATGAGCTATTGAATGAATTAGAGATTTTAGATGAAATGGAAGATGAAGATGATTTCCGTGATGTTTTGGCTGAATATTTAACTAAATATACAGATTTTGAAATTGAACTTACACCAAATACTTTAATTGGGCAACCAGATATTTTGATTGGTGGTGTGTTAGCCCTTGAAGTAAAGTATAATCCCAACAAATCTGAAATGGATCGTTGTATTGGTCAATGTGCTGGTTATTCAAGGGAATGGGTAACATGGATAATTCTTTATGATACACCTCCTAGTCGAATCAATTATATATCTGAAGTATTAGTCGATAAAGGGTTGGACTATATTCCAATTATTTCGTTTTAAGAAGATAACTTGTTATTTGTAAATTCTTTATCCTTTTCAGAAACGAGATAGTTCACTCTTACGATGTGAATATTTACTTGGTCAGGAGTAAAAGAAATATAAATGTGATAATTCGGTTTTATAAGAAGTACGTGGAAAAGATTTAATTACTGTTGTGGGAGTCGCTTTGATTTAAAAGTTGGAAATTGATGCGTAATAAAATTGTAAGGCGGGTGGGTATTTATAAGTCTCAAACTATACATCCAAACCAGTATGGGTACACATAATAAGATGGATTTTTATGATTCTTTAGCTGTATTGGGGGCTTTAGCGTGGCTTGTTCCATTGATTTCTTGGATAAGAAATTTATTGTTAAAGCCTAATTTGTCTATAATTTCCCATAAAGAATTAGAGATAGGATATTCCATAGATGGGCCAATATTAAATATAAACTTGGCATTTTCTGTTGAAAAAAAAGAAGCTTTAATTAAAAAAATTGATATTATTTTAAGACACGAAAACAACGAAACGCATCAATTTTTATGGGATTGGTTCGAAGAGCAATTTCTTCAAATGGAAATATCAGATCCAGATTTGGGTTCAATGCCGTTTAAAAAAACCCAAAAGGCAATAGCTATCAAAGTTCTAACAGATACATTAATAGAAAGGAAATTTGGATTTCAAAAAGAAGAATTTAAAGAGGCATATAACAAATTATTTAATTCCACTAATGAAATTTACAATAATATTTATCAAAGTAGCGCGGGCATTGATAGTTTTAAAATATCAAAGGAGTATAATGAATTTTTGGATTACTTCAAAAATTCATTCATCTGGAAGGTTGGAAAGTACTCGGCGAAAATTAAAGTATATATAGAACATGTCGTAAAACCTTTTGAACATGACTTAAATTTTCAACTTACAAATTTAGAACTGAAAGGTCTAGAAACTAATATTAATACTTGCCAAAAAACTATAAAAAACCACTATACAAAAGAAGACCCTGATTATAAAGCAGATTGGAAATTAGTAAATCCTTATAAAATTGAATAAAAATGAGGTGCAACTAATTAAAATGACGCACGTAATTATATTCATAGCTGTAAAAGGTGGTATATATGTCCCAATTTCCAATTAAAGGTTGGCCTGCCGATGTGGTAAATAATCTCAATAATTTGATTTCGGATATTATCAGGAGACGAGAAATTAAAGAGTTTTATATTGGACGGACCAATGATTGCAATGCTACCCAATCGAGGCATGGTTGTGATGATATTTTTGCATTGTACGAAACTAATAGTTCCGAAAATGCTATTACAGTTGAGGATACCTTGATAAGAAAATTTTTTGGCCATCCGAAGTGTAATAATGATAACAGTCATGGAGGCGGTGGAGTATCGAGCGAGTATATATATTATGTTTATCTGGCATCTTGGTACTAATGATTGTGAGTTGAATAGATTGAGTGAAGCAAAGCATCTCTAACAAAAACGTGCATTTGCCAACGGACAAGGAATGATAATGATGGGTTTGCTTCACTTAACTCATCCTTGACCATTTGACATCGAAAATGTCAAATGAAAGTATTTAGGAATGTCTAAAATACAAAAGATACGGCAGAAGATTATTGATAAGGACTATTACATCTCATCCCATGCTGAAGATGAAATGTTAGACGATAAATTGGAACGTGCAGATATTAAGAATGCTATTCTTAAAGGGAAGATTGTAAAGAAATTTACAGAAGATGTAAGGGGGACAAGGTATCGAATAGAAGGAACTGCCAGAGACGATAGAATAATTCATATCATTTGTAGGTATAGAGAAGATGGCAGCCTTATTATAATAACGGCATATGCTTTAACGGAGGAGATATGAGATATGATATGTGAATTTTGTAAAGGCAATACGGTAAAGAAAAAAGTAAAAAGGCAACACTGGCTTCATGGCAAGTTATATATTGTAGAAAATGTTGAGGCTGAGGTTTGTCCTGAGTGCGGTGAGCGTTATTTCCATGCTAAGGTTCTCGATGAAATAGACCACCTTCTTGAAAAGGAACATGACGTAAAAGAACGAATAAATGTGGAAGTCGTTAGCCTATAAATTATGATTACTTTCTCGTAATTTGCTGATACATACAGTTTGTCTGACTTCCAGGATAAGACAAAAGAAGCAAGTTTTGAGGTCGAAACTAAGTCTAAGACTATGTATTACGCAGTGGATAAAAAAAAGACCAATAATAAATCGGAAGATAAACTGTGGAAATAGCCACAAGAATTGGTGTCGATGAGAAAGTGCGTTTTGGTAAACCTGTCATTACAGGGACACGAGTTCCTGTTGATCTTATCCTCGGTAAATTGGCAGGGGGGATGACTTACGAATAAGTTATGGTTGAGTATGAGATTACACGCGAGGATATACTGGCGACTCTCGATTATGCGGCCAAAACATTGGCAAGTGAAGAAATCAGGGCAGTAAGTTAACATGCTGTAGTGTTAATTATTTGTTGGAGGATTTTTAGGTATGAGAAAAATAGTTACCTATGGAAAATATAGAAAAGTTAATATGATATAAAATATGGAAAGTATATATCATGGACAAAATAGAAAAAGCTATTGAAACAACTGCTACTATTAATGCAAAAAGACAACTTGTATTAGATGAACCATTACCTGTTGCTGGTCCCCAAAAAGTTCGTGTTATTATATTATTGCAAGAAGAAACAGACATAGATGAAAAGGAATGGCTCAAGTTGGCAAGTGTGAATAATGCGTTTGATTTTTTAAAAGAACCTGAAGAGGATATTTATACTTCTTTTGATGGAAAACCATTTCATGACTAGGGGTAAAGTAGTATTAGTTAATTTTCCTTTCGACGACCTTTCAACATCAAAAGTACGACCAGCAGTATGTTTGACGAATCCAATTGGTTCAC from Candidatus Kuenenia stuttgartiensis carries:
- the ltrA gene encoding group II intron reverse transcriptase/maturase, which translates into the protein MGDLQAIPKSQMSDDERVRDFQRKLYRKAKQEEGFRFYVLYDKVRMLHFLREAYKRCKSNGGSAGADGITFEDVESYGVEKFLGEIIEELENKTYEPQPVLRVYIPKTNGKTRPLGIPVIKDRVVQMSVKLVIEPIFEADFEDSSYGFRPGRSAGDAVRKIKEKLREGKTEVFDADLSSYFDTIPHKELLLLIGMRISDKNVLHLIKMWLKAPVIEEGKPGGGRKNKIGTPQGSVISPLLANIYLHMLDKAVNRENGVFYKYGITIIRYADDWVLMAKRIPREALDYLNRLLKKLKLSLNEDKSKIVKAEEESFDFLGHTISFSEDLFGRKHKKYWNIEPSRKSQKKVREKIGNYLKSNGHKAAEKVANELNAITRGWINYFTIKGVTYPNKAKRDLRYYLFRRLTRYYKRKSQRRSKLYNRGAFKELVNRY
- a CDS encoding CsgG/HfaB family protein, whose product is MNSRQSAVSSQQIADWRLEIADCEQPLFFITHLEVFVYRRISVSIIFLILLSGCISSPKITRYSGLSYNKSEELRVTHLQRVLLLPFEYTIDREAVIDEIAEAFSVELRKIGRFEVVVLEGKAKMLSENKIWDKGSINLNTVLQLRKKYDVDAIVFGAITHYRPYEPMLLGVKAGMVSTDTGTVLWSADGVYDSNENEVAELVKYYFESTHQKSALYGWKLILLSMRRYSQFVANQITKTLLY
- the thiE gene encoding thiamine phosphate synthase, whose product is MKNSTIKYKKRFSDVLLYVIISPTLVRKNGGNILQEVIRGGADAVQLREKTMPDNEFLAIAKDFREITGQTNTLFIINDRAKIAGKVNADGLHIGQTDMNINNARKIIGNDKIIGRSTHNIFQARLAEQEGADYISVGPLFYTATKSHEPPVGLRYLQQVRQEISLPFVVIGGITANNAAEIIQAGGNRIAICSAIICSENITQATRTLKDLLVKNNPFSGQEKKLPL
- the purF gene encoding amidophosphoribosyltransferase, producing MGYIKEHCGLFGVYGCEDAVEKVYYGLYSLQHRGEESAGIASTDGKDIICRKGMGLISDALDARMLKFLKNPVAIGHVRYSTFGSSNIENAQPMLVDYYRGKVAIAHNGQLTNAKKLRDEFEGNGSIFHTTSDTEVIVHLMAKPSVSRQSGLPGVLNQLKGAFSLLILTPNEMIGVRDPYGFRPLSLGKLNNGYVFASETCALDQIGAEYVRDVQPGEIVSISKGGLRSEFYSNQKKHAFCIFELVYFSRPDSSVYGESVHLFRKKLGAKLTEESPVDADVVISVPEGGNSAAIGYSHAASIPFDRGFIRNHYVGRTFILPQQDMRHRFVELKLNPLKETVAGKRVIVIDDSIVRGTTSKSRFGLLRKAGAKEIHARISCPPHRHPCYYGIDFQQKGELIAANKTVEETRKFLNVESLSYLSVEGMMSCTTQPRQNFCNACFTSDYPTNVNEEMDNVTDSFSVDEAERLSRCVIK
- a CDS encoding radical SAM/SPASM domain-containing protein, whose translation is MYFINPLYLVKGIFGRTFYIFPERPERIQIEITNRCNYSCGMCPRETFNLPEKDIPFDLFKHIIDRIDSRYNVTLTGWGEPLLHPQLMEMIAYTKNKGHKVGLTTNGLLLAQYTEKFIEIRLDKLTISLDSIDDESGAKEGHPSSKVVQKNIESLVKLRGTKPIPVVTIQITMHDEKQCLDAVRLAGEIGADRVYLIRLNMPMDKSGFKRPGLKEELEIYEKSEQIASEYGLQVDNNYTAFDNILFRFLYKKMRPAMYRFDKYCPKPYDYLYINIDGRVTPCCDLPRHEVGNILKEDIDEIWNSENMQYFRKNQNDICGNCDALRLKQIG
- a CDS encoding DUF4258 domain-containing protein — encoded protein: MSKIQKIRQKIIDKDYYISSHAEDEMLDDKLERADIKNAILKGKIVKKFTEDVRGTRYRIEGTARDDRIIHIICRYREDGSLIIITAYALTEEI
- a CDS encoding YgiT-type zinc finger protein; its protein translation is MICEFCKGNTVKKKVKRQHWLHGKLYIVENVEAEVCPECGERYFHAKVLDEIDHLLEKEHDVKERINVEVVSL
- a CDS encoding DUF433 domain-containing protein is translated as MEIATRIGVDEKVRFGKPVITGTRVPVDLILGKLAGGMTYE